Proteins from one Podarcis raffonei isolate rPodRaf1 chromosome 1, rPodRaf1.pri, whole genome shotgun sequence genomic window:
- the GPATCH2L gene encoding G patch domain-containing protein 2-like isoform X4, whose protein sequence is MDELVHDLASALEQTSEQNKLDELWEEMTLSPRQQRRQLRKRRGRKRRSDLTHQAEHACCYSGASESSLDEVVEDCREVLTANFSDSDDMAVAKRHPTLSATLRSKQHSWHESDSFTENAPCRPLRRRRKVKRVTSEVAASLQQKLRVSEWSYEKGCRFKSAKKQRLSRWKENAPWTSSSRGLCESAETRAFLNKGGRNERMECEADEQKQGSDENMSECETSSVCSSSDTGLFTNDEGRQGDDEQSDWFYEGECVSGFTVPNLLPKWGTDRQSDMERMDSSLEKISDPTFLLPSRPATRGFHARLNRLPSVPTRCLRKGRRRLVSKFNPLSPLYSLDVLADASHRRCSPAHCTARQTNIHLGPPCSRDIKRKRKPVMATASLSSPTSAALSIHIDTSDPGPPVPHSQRHQN, encoded by the exons ATGGATGAATTGGTGCATGATTTGGCCTCAGCCCTTGAGCAGACTTCTGAACAGAACAAGCTGGATGAGCTGTGGGAAGAAATGACTCTTAGCCCAAGGCAGCAGCGACGGCAGCTTCGCAAAAGGCGGGGACGCAAACGCCGTTCAGACCTAACACACCAAGCAGAGCATGCTTGTTGCTACAGTGGAGCATCTGAATCCAGCCTGGatgaagttgttgaggactgCCGGGAAGTGCTGACTGCTAACTTCAGTGACTCAGATGACATGGCAGTAGCCAAACGCCATCCAACGCTCAGTGCAACTCTGAGAAGTAAGCAGCACTCGTGGCACGAGTCAGACTCATTCACTGAGAATGCACCTTGCCGGCCACTAAGGCGCCGTCGAAAAGTTAAGCGTGTGACTTCAGAGGTGGCTGCTAGCCTCCAGCAAAAACTCAGAGTATCTGAATGGAGTTATGAGAAGGGTTGCAGGTTCAAATCTGCTAAGAAGCAGCGCTTGTCACGTTGGAAGGAGAATGCTCCTTGGACATCATCAAGCCGAGGACTTTGTGAGTCGGCAGAGACGAGAGCCTTCCTCAACAAAGGGGGAAGAAATGAGAGGATGGAATGTGAAGCAGATGAACAGAAACAAGGCTCTGATGAAAACATGTCAGAATG TGAAACCAGTAGTGTGTGCAGCAGTAGTGACACTGGCCTTTTTACCAATGATGAAGGTCGCCAAG gtGATGATGAACAGAGCGATTGGTTCTATGAGGGAGAATGTGTCTCAGGATTTACGGTCCCTAACCTCCTGCCCAAATGGGGAACTGACCGCCAGTCTGACATGGAACGAATGGATTCCAGCCTTGAAAAAATCTCAGATCCAACATTCCTTCTGCCCTCTCGGCCAGCTACGAGAG gGTTCCATGCCCGCTTGAACCGTCTTCCCAGTGTTCCTACCCGCTGCCTCAGGAAGGGCCGTAGGAGGCTGGTGAGCAAG TTCAATCCACTATCTCCTCTCTATTCTTTGGATGTTCTTGCTGATGCTTCCCACCGAAGGTGCTCACCAGCACACTGCACAGCCAG gcaGACCAATATACATCTCGGACCCCCATGTTCAAGGGAcataaagaggaagaggaagcctgTAATGGCGACAGCCTCCCTTTCCAGCCCAACTTCAG
- the GPATCH2L gene encoding G patch domain-containing protein 2-like isoform X3 translates to MDELVHDLASALEQTSEQNKLDELWEEMTLSPRQQRRQLRKRRGRKRRSDLTHQAEHACCYSGASESSLDEVVEDCREVLTANFSDSDDMAVAKRHPTLSATLRSKQHSWHESDSFTENAPCRPLRRRRKVKRVTSEVAASLQQKLRVSEWSYEKGCRFKSAKKQRLSRWKENAPWTSSSRGLCESAETRAFLNKGGRNERMECEADEQKQGSDENMSECETSSVCSSSDTGLFTNDEGRQGDDEQSDWFYEGECVSGFTVPNLLPKWGTDRQSDMERMDSSLEKISDPTFLLPSRPATRGFHARLNRLPSVPTRCLRKGRRRLVSKETIMSAMGTERISHIIGDSCQKDFWLPSMGMRDRNQFNPLSPLYSLDVLADASHRRCSPAHCTARQTNIHLGPPCSRDIKRKRKPVMATASLSSPTSDTSDPGPPVPHSQRHQN, encoded by the exons ATGGATGAATTGGTGCATGATTTGGCCTCAGCCCTTGAGCAGACTTCTGAACAGAACAAGCTGGATGAGCTGTGGGAAGAAATGACTCTTAGCCCAAGGCAGCAGCGACGGCAGCTTCGCAAAAGGCGGGGACGCAAACGCCGTTCAGACCTAACACACCAAGCAGAGCATGCTTGTTGCTACAGTGGAGCATCTGAATCCAGCCTGGatgaagttgttgaggactgCCGGGAAGTGCTGACTGCTAACTTCAGTGACTCAGATGACATGGCAGTAGCCAAACGCCATCCAACGCTCAGTGCAACTCTGAGAAGTAAGCAGCACTCGTGGCACGAGTCAGACTCATTCACTGAGAATGCACCTTGCCGGCCACTAAGGCGCCGTCGAAAAGTTAAGCGTGTGACTTCAGAGGTGGCTGCTAGCCTCCAGCAAAAACTCAGAGTATCTGAATGGAGTTATGAGAAGGGTTGCAGGTTCAAATCTGCTAAGAAGCAGCGCTTGTCACGTTGGAAGGAGAATGCTCCTTGGACATCATCAAGCCGAGGACTTTGTGAGTCGGCAGAGACGAGAGCCTTCCTCAACAAAGGGGGAAGAAATGAGAGGATGGAATGTGAAGCAGATGAACAGAAACAAGGCTCTGATGAAAACATGTCAGAATG TGAAACCAGTAGTGTGTGCAGCAGTAGTGACACTGGCCTTTTTACCAATGATGAAGGTCGCCAAG gtGATGATGAACAGAGCGATTGGTTCTATGAGGGAGAATGTGTCTCAGGATTTACGGTCCCTAACCTCCTGCCCAAATGGGGAACTGACCGCCAGTCTGACATGGAACGAATGGATTCCAGCCTTGAAAAAATCTCAGATCCAACATTCCTTCTGCCCTCTCGGCCAGCTACGAGAG gGTTCCATGCCCGCTTGAACCGTCTTCCCAGTGTTCCTACCCGCTGCCTCAGGAAGGGCCGTAGGAGGCTGGTGAGCAAG GAGACCATCATGAGTGCTATGGGCACTGAGAGGATTAGCCACATCATTGGTGATTCCTGCCAAAAAGA TTTCTGGTTGCCGTCAATGGGAATGAGAGATCGCAACCAG TTCAATCCACTATCTCCTCTCTATTCTTTGGATGTTCTTGCTGATGCTTCCCACCGAAGGTGCTCACCAGCACACTGCACAGCCAG gcaGACCAATATACATCTCGGACCCCCATGTTCAAGGGAcataaagaggaagaggaagcctgTAATGGCGACAGCCTCCCTTTCCAGCCCAACTTCAG
- the GPATCH2L gene encoding G patch domain-containing protein 2-like isoform X1 has protein sequence MDELVHDLASALEQTSEQNKLDELWEEMTLSPRQQRRQLRKRRGRKRRSDLTHQAEHACCYSGASESSLDEVVEDCREVLTANFSDSDDMAVAKRHPTLSATLRSKQHSWHESDSFTENAPCRPLRRRRKVKRVTSEVAASLQQKLRVSEWSYEKGCRFKSAKKQRLSRWKENAPWTSSSRGLCESAETRAFLNKGGRNERMECEADEQKQGSDENMSECETSSVCSSSDTGLFTNDEGRQGDDEQSDWFYEGECVSGFTVPNLLPKWGTDRQSDMERMDSSLEKISDPTFLLPSRPATRGFHARLNRLPSVPTRCLRKGRRRLVSKETIMSAMGTERISHIIGDSCQKDFWLPSMGMRDRNQFNPLSPLYSLDVLADASHRRCSPAHCTARQTNIHLGPPCSRDIKRKRKPVMATASLSSPTSAALSIHIDTSDPGPPVPHSQRHQN, from the exons ATGGATGAATTGGTGCATGATTTGGCCTCAGCCCTTGAGCAGACTTCTGAACAGAACAAGCTGGATGAGCTGTGGGAAGAAATGACTCTTAGCCCAAGGCAGCAGCGACGGCAGCTTCGCAAAAGGCGGGGACGCAAACGCCGTTCAGACCTAACACACCAAGCAGAGCATGCTTGTTGCTACAGTGGAGCATCTGAATCCAGCCTGGatgaagttgttgaggactgCCGGGAAGTGCTGACTGCTAACTTCAGTGACTCAGATGACATGGCAGTAGCCAAACGCCATCCAACGCTCAGTGCAACTCTGAGAAGTAAGCAGCACTCGTGGCACGAGTCAGACTCATTCACTGAGAATGCACCTTGCCGGCCACTAAGGCGCCGTCGAAAAGTTAAGCGTGTGACTTCAGAGGTGGCTGCTAGCCTCCAGCAAAAACTCAGAGTATCTGAATGGAGTTATGAGAAGGGTTGCAGGTTCAAATCTGCTAAGAAGCAGCGCTTGTCACGTTGGAAGGAGAATGCTCCTTGGACATCATCAAGCCGAGGACTTTGTGAGTCGGCAGAGACGAGAGCCTTCCTCAACAAAGGGGGAAGAAATGAGAGGATGGAATGTGAAGCAGATGAACAGAAACAAGGCTCTGATGAAAACATGTCAGAATG TGAAACCAGTAGTGTGTGCAGCAGTAGTGACACTGGCCTTTTTACCAATGATGAAGGTCGCCAAG gtGATGATGAACAGAGCGATTGGTTCTATGAGGGAGAATGTGTCTCAGGATTTACGGTCCCTAACCTCCTGCCCAAATGGGGAACTGACCGCCAGTCTGACATGGAACGAATGGATTCCAGCCTTGAAAAAATCTCAGATCCAACATTCCTTCTGCCCTCTCGGCCAGCTACGAGAG gGTTCCATGCCCGCTTGAACCGTCTTCCCAGTGTTCCTACCCGCTGCCTCAGGAAGGGCCGTAGGAGGCTGGTGAGCAAG GAGACCATCATGAGTGCTATGGGCACTGAGAGGATTAGCCACATCATTGGTGATTCCTGCCAAAAAGA TTTCTGGTTGCCGTCAATGGGAATGAGAGATCGCAACCAG TTCAATCCACTATCTCCTCTCTATTCTTTGGATGTTCTTGCTGATGCTTCCCACCGAAGGTGCTCACCAGCACACTGCACAGCCAG gcaGACCAATATACATCTCGGACCCCCATGTTCAAGGGAcataaagaggaagaggaagcctgTAATGGCGACAGCCTCCCTTTCCAGCCCAACTTCAG
- the GPATCH2L gene encoding G patch domain-containing protein 2-like isoform X5, protein MDELVHDLASALEQTSEQNKLDELWEEMTLSPRQQRRQLRKRRGRKRRSDLTHQAEHACCYSGASESSLDEVVEDCREVLTANFSDSDDMAVAKRHPTLSATLRSKQHSWHESDSFTENAPCRPLRRRRKVKRVTSEVAASLQQKLRVSEWSYEKGCRFKSAKKQRLSRWKENAPWTSSSRGLCESAETRAFLNKGGRNERMECEADEQKQGSDENMSECETSSVCSSSDTGLFTNDEGRQGDDEQSDWFYEGECVSGFTVPNLLPKWGTDRQSDMERMDSSLEKISDPTFLLPSRPATRGFHARLNRLPSVPTRCLRKGRRRLVSKETIMSAMGTERISHIIGDSCQKDFWLPSMGMRDRNQFNPLSPLYSLDVLADASHRRCSPAHCTARQTNIHLGPPCSRDIKRKRKPVMATASLSSPTSEMSDEERLVPLCRCINTHQGPAPGTKSRYCIHLLSDSSPP, encoded by the exons ATGGATGAATTGGTGCATGATTTGGCCTCAGCCCTTGAGCAGACTTCTGAACAGAACAAGCTGGATGAGCTGTGGGAAGAAATGACTCTTAGCCCAAGGCAGCAGCGACGGCAGCTTCGCAAAAGGCGGGGACGCAAACGCCGTTCAGACCTAACACACCAAGCAGAGCATGCTTGTTGCTACAGTGGAGCATCTGAATCCAGCCTGGatgaagttgttgaggactgCCGGGAAGTGCTGACTGCTAACTTCAGTGACTCAGATGACATGGCAGTAGCCAAACGCCATCCAACGCTCAGTGCAACTCTGAGAAGTAAGCAGCACTCGTGGCACGAGTCAGACTCATTCACTGAGAATGCACCTTGCCGGCCACTAAGGCGCCGTCGAAAAGTTAAGCGTGTGACTTCAGAGGTGGCTGCTAGCCTCCAGCAAAAACTCAGAGTATCTGAATGGAGTTATGAGAAGGGTTGCAGGTTCAAATCTGCTAAGAAGCAGCGCTTGTCACGTTGGAAGGAGAATGCTCCTTGGACATCATCAAGCCGAGGACTTTGTGAGTCGGCAGAGACGAGAGCCTTCCTCAACAAAGGGGGAAGAAATGAGAGGATGGAATGTGAAGCAGATGAACAGAAACAAGGCTCTGATGAAAACATGTCAGAATG TGAAACCAGTAGTGTGTGCAGCAGTAGTGACACTGGCCTTTTTACCAATGATGAAGGTCGCCAAG gtGATGATGAACAGAGCGATTGGTTCTATGAGGGAGAATGTGTCTCAGGATTTACGGTCCCTAACCTCCTGCCCAAATGGGGAACTGACCGCCAGTCTGACATGGAACGAATGGATTCCAGCCTTGAAAAAATCTCAGATCCAACATTCCTTCTGCCCTCTCGGCCAGCTACGAGAG gGTTCCATGCCCGCTTGAACCGTCTTCCCAGTGTTCCTACCCGCTGCCTCAGGAAGGGCCGTAGGAGGCTGGTGAGCAAG GAGACCATCATGAGTGCTATGGGCACTGAGAGGATTAGCCACATCATTGGTGATTCCTGCCAAAAAGA TTTCTGGTTGCCGTCAATGGGAATGAGAGATCGCAACCAG TTCAATCCACTATCTCCTCTCTATTCTTTGGATGTTCTTGCTGATGCTTCCCACCGAAGGTGCTCACCAGCACACTGCACAGCCAG gcaGACCAATATACATCTCGGACCCCCATGTTCAAGGGAcataaagaggaagaggaagcctgTAATGGCGACAGCCTCCCTTTCCAGCCCAACTTCAG
- the GPATCH2L gene encoding G patch domain-containing protein 2-like isoform X2 → MDELVHDLASALEQTSEQNKLDELWEEMTLSPRQQRRQLRKRRGRKRRSDLTHQAEHACCYSGASESSLDEVVEDCREVLTANFSDSDDMAVAKRHPTLSATLRSKQHSWHESDSFTENAPCRPLRRRRKVKRVTSEVAASLQQKLRVSEWSYEKGCRFKSAKKQRLSRWKENAPWTSSSRGLCESAETRAFLNKGGRNERMECEADEQKQGSDENMSECETSSVCSSSDTGLFTNDEGRQGDDEQSDWFYEGECVSGFTVPNLLPKWGTDRQSDMERMDSSLEKISDPTFLLPSRPATRGFHARLNRLPSVPTRCLRKGRRRLVSKETIMSAMGTERISHIIGDSCQKDFWLPSMGMRDRNQFNPLSPLYSLDVLADASHRRCSPAHCTARQTNIHLGPPCSRDIKRKRKPVMATASLSSPTSALSIHIDTSDPGPPVPHSQRHQN, encoded by the exons ATGGATGAATTGGTGCATGATTTGGCCTCAGCCCTTGAGCAGACTTCTGAACAGAACAAGCTGGATGAGCTGTGGGAAGAAATGACTCTTAGCCCAAGGCAGCAGCGACGGCAGCTTCGCAAAAGGCGGGGACGCAAACGCCGTTCAGACCTAACACACCAAGCAGAGCATGCTTGTTGCTACAGTGGAGCATCTGAATCCAGCCTGGatgaagttgttgaggactgCCGGGAAGTGCTGACTGCTAACTTCAGTGACTCAGATGACATGGCAGTAGCCAAACGCCATCCAACGCTCAGTGCAACTCTGAGAAGTAAGCAGCACTCGTGGCACGAGTCAGACTCATTCACTGAGAATGCACCTTGCCGGCCACTAAGGCGCCGTCGAAAAGTTAAGCGTGTGACTTCAGAGGTGGCTGCTAGCCTCCAGCAAAAACTCAGAGTATCTGAATGGAGTTATGAGAAGGGTTGCAGGTTCAAATCTGCTAAGAAGCAGCGCTTGTCACGTTGGAAGGAGAATGCTCCTTGGACATCATCAAGCCGAGGACTTTGTGAGTCGGCAGAGACGAGAGCCTTCCTCAACAAAGGGGGAAGAAATGAGAGGATGGAATGTGAAGCAGATGAACAGAAACAAGGCTCTGATGAAAACATGTCAGAATG TGAAACCAGTAGTGTGTGCAGCAGTAGTGACACTGGCCTTTTTACCAATGATGAAGGTCGCCAAG gtGATGATGAACAGAGCGATTGGTTCTATGAGGGAGAATGTGTCTCAGGATTTACGGTCCCTAACCTCCTGCCCAAATGGGGAACTGACCGCCAGTCTGACATGGAACGAATGGATTCCAGCCTTGAAAAAATCTCAGATCCAACATTCCTTCTGCCCTCTCGGCCAGCTACGAGAG gGTTCCATGCCCGCTTGAACCGTCTTCCCAGTGTTCCTACCCGCTGCCTCAGGAAGGGCCGTAGGAGGCTGGTGAGCAAG GAGACCATCATGAGTGCTATGGGCACTGAGAGGATTAGCCACATCATTGGTGATTCCTGCCAAAAAGA TTTCTGGTTGCCGTCAATGGGAATGAGAGATCGCAACCAG TTCAATCCACTATCTCCTCTCTATTCTTTGGATGTTCTTGCTGATGCTTCCCACCGAAGGTGCTCACCAGCACACTGCACAGCCAG gcaGACCAATATACATCTCGGACCCCCATGTTCAAGGGAcataaagaggaagaggaagcctgTAATGGCGACAGCCTCCCTTTCCAGCCCAACTTCAG